The following are encoded together in the Triticum dicoccoides isolate Atlit2015 ecotype Zavitan chromosome 6B, WEW_v2.0, whole genome shotgun sequence genome:
- the LOC119324998 gene encoding protein JASON-like, with the protein MGCFLSCFRGRPDPASRALHDPLVRKTRLGDAFLDDHHDDGTAKLEENRTPKEDLGNDGGVDDDLRREANYLKSCGTISETPPEILKASNQVEEEEITECNETSNNAEENKEALVSENKDYLSEGFNSDGHDGALKHDQDTNEGTDDHATEVESAPRSSSQERSSDQIIRNQNPDRSDSPFPTPLVLRDDIQTPGFTTHQGNFKPGKRGRASKQFVYPVLRPIENKLQWTELRDESSPVVASHPPKRRYLSADSTENEKPQQQTLPSSVNANTELSSESAPFLFHAGRKEQHAQEVTPPEEPRDENVNQQQLVGGGVGELMSKSSENGKHGVASLSCWLKTSCADGEGQTGRQLGFGSVDLSDVPIFVASGLNWDIENNPTPMLPKAWDGNGIPNTTTKYKEDQRVSWHATPFEERLMKVLSDEKPHHQRKISGKLIHLEEDAVESPASATASS; encoded by the exons ATGGGCTGCTTCCTCTCCTGCTTCCGCGGCCGCCCCGACCCGGCCAGCCGGGCCCTCCAC GATCCGCTCGTGCGCAAGACCCGCCTCGGGGACGCCTTCCTGGACGACCACCACGACGACGGCACGGCGA AGCTTGAGGAGAACCGGACGCCCAAGGAGGATCTCGGGAACGACGGAGGGGTCGACGACGACCTCAGGCGAGAG GCAAATTATCTAAAATCTTGTGGCACAATATCAGAAACCCCTCCAGAAATTCTGAAAGCGTCAAACCAAGTCGAAGAGGAAGAAATTACTGAG TGCAATGAGACGTCCAACAATGCAGAGGAAAATAAAGAGGCCCTGGTGTCTGAAAATAAGGATTACTTATCTGAAGG GTTCAACTCCGACGGGCACGATGGTGCTTTGAAACATGACCAGGACACCAACGAAGGCACTGACGACCATGCCACTGAGGTTGAATCAGCGCCGAGATCTTCATCGCAGGAAAGGTCTTCAGACCAGATCATCAGGAACCAGAATCCTGATCGTAGCGACTCGCCTTTCCCCACCCCTCTGGTTCTGAGGGACGACATCCAGACCCCTGGATTCACCACACACCAGGGGAACTTCAAGCCTGGGAAGCGCGGGAGAGCCAGCAAGCAGTTCGTCTATCCTGTCCTGAGACCCATCGAGAACAAGCTGCAGTGGACGGAGCTGAGAGACGAGTCCTCCCCCGTGGTCGCCTCTCATCCTCCCAAGAGAAGGTACCTGTCTGCAGATTCCACCGAGAACGAGAAGCCTCAGCAGCAAACCCTTCCAAGCTCAGTGAATGCAAACACGGAACTGTCATCAGAGTCTGCGCCATTTCTGTTCCATGCCGGCAGAAAAGAGCAGCACGCTCAAGAGGTGACGCCTCCAGAGGAACCCAGGGATGAGAATGTCAACCAGCAGCAGCTTGTGGGCGGCGGCGTCGGAGAGCTGATGAGTAAGAGCTCGGAGAACGGGAAGCATGGCGTGGCCAGCCTGTCCTGCTGGCTCAAGACTTCGTGTGCTGATGGTGAGGGCCAAACTGGACGGCAGCTGGGCTTCGGGAGCGTCGATCTCAGTGACGTGCCCATCTTTGTGGCCTCTGGGCTGAACTGGGACATTGAGAACAACCCTACCCCGATGCTGCCCAAGGCCTGGGACGGCAATGGGATCCCCAACACCACCACCAAGTACAAAGAG GACCAGAGAGTGAGCTGGCATGCCACGCCCTTTGAGGAGAGGCTGATGAAAGTGTTGTCCGATGAGAAACCGCACCATCAGAG GAAAATCAGTGGGAAGCTGATCCACCTGGAGGAGGACGCGGTAGAGAGCCCGGCAAGTGCGACTGCTTCCTCGTGA